The Haloterrigena turkmenica DSM 5511 genome includes the window CGTCCCGATCGAGACCGCTACAGTTCACCCATGATCTCGTCGGCGAACGTCGACAGCGCGGCCTCGCGGTCGTCGTTCTCGAGCCCGACGATGGCGTGATCGAGGCCGTACCCCTCGAGTCGCCGGAAGTAGTCCCGGAACCACTCGACGCCGGCCCGAAAGCCCAGGTGTAGCGGTTCGGCGTCGGCCGTCGGGTCGTCGGCGAACTCGACGCGGACCGCGATGGCGAACGGTTTCTCGCCGGCCGACTCGCGCCACTCGACGAGGTAGTCCTCGAGCGTGCGTTCCGGGAGGTGATAGAAGAGCCAGCCGTCGCCGTGCTCGGCGATCCACTCGCGGGACTGGCGGGCGTTCCCGGTCGGCAACAGGGGGATCGTCTCGCTCGTCGGGTCGGGGACGACCTCGAGGTCGCCCTCGAGCGAGCCCCACTCGCCCTCGAGCGTGGGAAAGTCCTCGCGCCAGAGCGTTCGGATTGCCTCGAACCGCTCGCGGAATGCGCGGCCTCGCTCCTCGCGGTCGACGCCGAAGGCGGGGTACTCGGGGTCGCGGTCGCCGGAGGCGACGCCGAGGACGAGCCGCCCGTCCGAGAGCCGGTCGACGGTCGCGGCGGACTTGGCGACGTGGATCGGATGCCGGAGCGTGAGGACGATACTCGAGGTGCCGAGCGCGACGTCGTCGGTGCGGGCCGCGACGTGGGAGAGCCACGGCCACGTGTCGAACGTCTGGCCCGCATCGCCGAACTTCGGCCAGTAGGTCGGGACGTCCCGCGCCCAGAGGCCGTCGAAGCCGACCGCCTCGGCGCGTTCGGCGAGTCGCAGTTCGGCTTCGATGTCGGGCGTCGAGCGGTTCGCTCCCGTCAGCGGAAAGCCGGCGCCGAAGGTCAGGCCGTCGCGGTCGAACAAGCGTCGATAGCCGGCGTTTGCGTGTCCTGCCGGTGGCATTCGCTCGTGCTATCGGCCGCTCGCTCAAGACGGTGACGCTGTCGGCCTGCGGGGTCGTTCGGCTCCGGTAGCACGGAGAGCGCTGTGGCTCGAGCGCGCATCGAAAGAAAGAGAAAATCAATCGGTGGTGACGGTGGTGACAGCCGAGTCGTCGCCGATCAGTCGTCGGCGGGCGCGGCGCCGCTGTCGCCCTGGGCCTGTTCTTTCGTCCAGGCGAGCTTGCCGCCGGCCGCGAGGATGTCGCGTTCGCGCTCGGAGGCGTCGAGGGTAGCGGTGTACTCCTCGTCGCCGTTGACGCGGACCGTGAACTCCTCCTGACCGGAGGTGACGGCGTCGTAGACGTCGTCGACGATCTCGATCTCGTCGCCCTGGTCGATGTCCTCGTAGGTGTCCTCGTCGATCGTCAGCGGGACGATGCCGAAGTTGAAGAGGTTCGCGCGGTGGATGCGCGCGAAGCTCTGTGCGAGGACGGCCTCGATACCGAGGTACATCGGACACATCGCGGCGTGCTCTCGCGAGGAGCCCTGTCCGTAGTTCTCGCCGGCGACGAGGACGCCGCCGTCGGCCTCTCGAGCGCGCTCGGCGAACGTGTCGTCGACGCGGGAGAGGGTGAACTCGGAGAGCTTGTCGATGTTCGACCGGTACATCAGGATGTCCTGGGTCGCGGGGATGATGTGGTCGGTCGTGATGTTGTCCTCCATCTTCAGGAGGGCCTCACCCGCGATGTCGGCGTCGAGCTGGTCCTTCAGCGGGACGTCGCCGATGTTCGGGCCCTTGATGAGTTCGTCGTCGACGGCCTCGTCGGGTGCGATGAGGTCCGTCTTGGAGCCGTCGTACTCGTCGGGGAGTTCGATGCCGGGGGCCTCGAGGTCGCCGAGTTCGTCGGCGAGGTTACGCGGGTCGACGATTTCGCCTTTGAGCGACGCAGCGGCGGCGACCTCTGGCGAGCAGAGGTAGACGTTGTCGTCTTCGATCCCGGAGCGACCCTCGAAGTTGCGGTTGAAGGTTCGCAGCGAAACGGAGTCCGAGGAGGGGACGTGACCGATGCCGATACAGGCACCACACGTCGCCTCGGAGAAGTTGACGCCGGCGGCCATCATCTCCGCGACCCAGCCCTCGCGGGCGAGCATCTCGGAGGCCTGCTTGGAGCCGGGTGCGACGATCGTCTCGGTCTCCATCGAGGTCTCGCGACCCTCGAGCATCTTGGCGACGGGGAGGATGTCCTCGTAACCGCCGTTCGTACAGGAGCCGACGATGACCTGCTCGACGGACTCTCCTTCGACTTCGCTGACGGGAACGACCTTGTCCGGCATCGAGGGCTGTGCGATCAGCGGCTCGAGGTCGGAGAGGTCGACGACGATCTCGTCGTCGTACTCGGCGTCGTCGTCGGGCTGGAGCTCGACGTACTCGTCGCCGCGGCCGACGCGTTCGAGGTAGTCCTCGGTCTGGTGGTCGGTCGGGAAGATCGACGTCGTCGCGCCGAGTTCCGTTCCCATGTTGGTGATGGTCATCCGCTCGGGTGCGGTCAGCGTCTCGACACCGGGTCCGGTGTATTCGAGGATCTTGCCGACGCCGCCCTTGACGCTCAGCCGGCGGAGCAGTTCCAAGATGACGTCCTTCGCGGTGGCCCACTCGGGGAGCTCGCCCTCGAGGCGGACGTTGACGACTTCGGGCATCTCGATGTAGTAGGGTGCGCCGCCCATAGCGACGGTGACGTCGATCCCGCCGGATCCGATAGCGAGTTCGCCGATTCCACCGGGCGTTGGGGTGTGGCTGTCGGAACCGAGCAGCGTCTTGCCGGGCGCTGCGAAGTTCTCGCGGTGAACGTTGTGGCAGATACCGTTACCGGGTCGGGAGAAGTGAGCGCCGTATGTACCGGCCGCAGAACGCAGGAAACGGTGGTCGTCGGTGTTCTTAAAGTCGAACTGGTAGGTCTGGTGGTCACAGTACTGGGCGGCGATCTCGGTCTGGACTTCGTCCAGTCCCATGGCTTCGAACTGGAGCCAGACCATCGTGCCGGTCGTGTCCTGTGTAAGCACCTGGTCGATCTCGATCCCGATCTCCTCGCCGGTCTCGAGTTCGCCCTCGACGAGGTGGTCGTCGAGAATCTTCTCGGTGAGAGTCTGTCCCATAGCATCCAAAACTCGGCTTTCCGTCGTGATAAATCCAGCGTGTTTCTATGAGGGGAAGCCGGTGCCATGCGGTCGAATCCGGCCGAGCCTGGGTAAGTATTGCCTCCCAAATGGACAGTCGTGGAGCGGGGTATCGTCGACCGTCGTTCGCGGGTCGCGCCGACGGGCGCCTGCCGCGTCCGCCCCGCGTTCGGGGAGTGTTCGCGCGTCTACCACGCGTTCTCGTCACGTCCTCGACATCTGCCACGCGTTCCCCTCCCCAACGCCCCGCGAACGGACATCCTTTTCTCCGCCGCGCGGTCTTGTACGGACATGTTTCGCTCCGGTACGTTCGTCGCCGAGCACGTCTCGCCGACGACCGCCGATCAGGTCCAGCCCAACGGCGTCGACCTCACGCTGGACGTCGTCTTCGAACAGCTCGAGCCGGGTCGTATCGGCCGGGACGGCAAGCAGGTCGGCGACCGCGTCGCCCGCCCGCTCGAGGAACTCGAGCAGAAGGATCCGGACACCTACTACCTGCCACAGGGCGCCTACGTCGCCCGCTACGGCGAACGGATCGAAATTCCGGAGGGGCACGTCGGCTTCGTCTATCCGCGCTCGTCGCTGATGCGCAACTCCTGTATGCTGAACACGGCCGTCTGGGACGCCGGCTACCAGGGACGCGGCGAGGGCCTGTTGCAGGTCCACCACGACATCGAGATCGAACGCGGCGCCCGGATCGCCCAGCTAGTTCTCGCGGAAGCCGGCCACGAGGACGTCTACGACGGGAGTTATCAGGGCGAAGGCCTCGAGTAATCGATGGCGGCGGCGGAGCGCCAGTTCGCGTACCCTTTTGCCGATTCCCGTCGGAGGGAGCCGTACCGATGATGGCGACGACGCACGTGTTCGCGGGGCTCGCCGCCGTCGCCCCGGTCGCCTACCTGCTGCCGAAACTGTCGACTCCGCTGGCCGTCGGGGCGATACTGGGTGGTCTCGCGCCCGATTTCGACCTCGTCTTCGACCACCGGCGGACGTTTCACTTCCCGGTGGTGGGCGCCGCGATCGCCGCTCTCGCGGTCGCCGTCGCCGTCACCGTCCCTGGACCGCTCACGGCCGCGCTCGCGGCCCTCGCCGTCGCCGCGTGGCTCCACGCGGTCAGCGACGCCGCCGGTAGCGGCCCCGAGATGGACCCGTGGAACCACCGACACGGACGGGCCGTCTACGATCACGTCCGCGGCCGGTGGCTCCGACCGCGGCGCTGGATCCGGTACGACGGATCCCCCGAAGACGCCGCGCTCGCGACCGCCCTCGCGGTGCCCGCGCTGGTGGTCTTCGAGGGCCCGATCGACGTTCTCGTGCTCGTCGGCGTCGCCCTCTCGATCGCCTACGCGCTCCTCCGGCGACGGCTGGTCGCGTGGCTCCCCGACTGGCTCGAGTGAGGCTTGGCCAGGAGCGACACTCGACCGACTCGAGCGAGCAGAGCGTCCACGACCCGGCGTCGCGCTCGAGCGCGAGTCGGAACGCTGATACTCCAGCCCTTCGAGGCAGTCGGTATGGTTGATGTGTTCCTCGCCCAGACGATTCACCTGATCTTCGCCGGGATCTGGGCCGGCAGCGTCTTCTACGTCGCGTTCGTCGTGTTGCCCCTCGCGCGGGACGGCGCGTTCAACACGACCAAGCCCCTCGAGGCGATCTCCGGGAAACTGACCACCATCTCGCGCGTGAGCGCCCTCGTCTTGCTGCTCTCCGGCGGCCACCTTGCCGGACACCGATACACGTCCGCGAGACTCTTCGAGACGACCAACGGCCACCTGGTGCTCGGGATGGTCGTCCTCTGGGCGCTCTTGGCGGGTCTCGTCGAGGTCGGCGCGAAGCGACTCGAGACGGGGCTCAACGGGAAGAAACTCCGCGAGCCGGCGGCCAACGCGCTCCCCGTGTACCGGGCGGGGGCGGTCGTCGCCATCGGGTTGCTCGTCGTCGGCGGCGCGATCACGTCCAACGCCGCGGCCCTTCTCTGAGTCCCGTCGAAAGGCGACTGCCGACTGAACGAGACAGTTCACGCCGCAATCCTGTCGTCCGGACGCCAACGAAATCCGGACATTCTTGCGAAAGATACTTAATCAGTTGCTGTAAGGTACTCGCATGATGATCAGGGGCAAAGAAATGGCGCTGTCGCTGCTGGCGGTCGGAACGGCCGCAGTCGCCGGATACGCACTTCGCTCGGGTCAGCGCACCGATTCGCCGTCGCGATCGAAAGCGAACCTCGGCGCACGAATCATCGGCCACGAGGACGTTCCCGACGGGGTGACCGTCGTCGATAGCACCTCCCAGCGACTGGGCGAAATTCCGGGCGCGCGACGCGCCATCGGCCGTGCGGTCCGCAACGACGCGCGCGAGGAATGGGAACATGTCACTATCGACCGGGACGGCGCTTGGTCCGTCGTCGACACCGTCCGCGGTTCGCTGCCCTACTACAGCGGTTCCGGTGGAGAGTACAACGGCGTCTACGTCCGCCACAACGACCGCATCGTCGTCCTCGACGCGATCGGCTGGGCCCGACTCGAGGAGCCGCTGCACTGATCGGCCGGCCGACTCGAGCCACTGTGTTGTTCGCGAGCGAGCGGGAATTCTAGCGGTGCTTCTCGGTTCGTTCTTCGTTCTTCGTTCGCCGATATCGCCCAGCGACCGTGCTATCGTTTCGCGCGAAGCTGTGAGTCCGGCGTATCAGCTCGTAGAGAGCGACGCGATGGCGCTCCGCGCGCTCGAGTCCGCGGGCCGGACGCGACCGGGGGCCGCGAAATCACAACCACTACCACCGAGCCCCGCCGAGTGGTCTCCATGGAACTGGGCGTAATCGGACTCGGACGCATGGGACAGATCGTCGTCGACCGCAGCCTCGAGGCCGGCCACGACGTCGTCGCCTTCGACCTCGACGCGGAAGCCGTCGCGACGGCCGCCGACGCCGGCGCCGAACCGGCCGACTCGATCGCCGACCTCACCGACCGACTCGGCGAGGAGAAGCGCATCTGGCTGATGGTACCCGCCGGCGAGGCCGTCGACGCGACCCTCGAGGAACTCGAGGCACACCTCGATTCGGACGACGTCGTCGTCGACGGCGGCAACTCCTACTTCGAGGACTCCGTGCGCCGTGCAGAGGCCTGTCCCGCGGCGTATCTGGACTGTGGCACCTCCGGGGGGCCCGCGGGCGCGGAACTGGGCTTCTCGCTGATGATCGGCGGCCCCGAGTGGGCCTACGACGAACTGACGCCCGTCTTCGACGCGGTCGCGACCGGCCCCGACGGCCACGAACGGATGGGGCCCGCCGGCTCGGGCCACTACGTGAAGATGATCCACAACGGCGTCGAGTACGCCCTGATGCAGACCTACGGCGAGGGCTTCGAGTTGCTCCACGAGGGCCGCTACGATCTGGACCTCGAATCGGTCGCCTCGGTCTGGAACAACGGCGCCGTCATCCGATCGTGGCTGCTCGAGCTCTGCGAGGAGTCGTTCCGCGAGGAGGGCAACGACCTCGGAACCGTCGCCGACCGCGTCGAGGGCGGCTCGACCGGCACCTGGACCGTCCAGGAAGCCTTAGAACAGGAGGTGCCGCTCCCCCTGATCTATACGGCGCTCGCCGAACGGTTCGGCTCGCGGGCCGACGACGGCCGCTTCTCGCGGCGCCTCGCGAACCGGCTTCGGTACGGATTCGGCCGCCACGACGTCCCGCGACGCGATTGACGGCCGCGAAACCCGTCGGAAACGGACGCGCAATTCCGAAGCACATATACGACCGTTCGAAGTAGTTCGGCGCGAACGCGTTCGGGGGGTGGCGCTGGCCCCGACAGTTCGCCCGGACGGACTGTAATTTTGCCTGTCGGATTCGGTCCGAAAAATTGAGTCATTTTCTTTACTCCCGCTCCCAACAGCGTTAGTTATGAACTCCGAGTATTCGACGACAGTGGCGGCCGGCGACGACGACCCGAGTATGGCCGTCATCGAACTCGTCGCCGACGCCTCCGGAATCGATCCCCTCGAACTCGACCCGCTCTACAACGTCATCGATCCCGAAGTCATCGACTCCCTCTCCTCGAGTACCGGCTTCTCGTCGCTCGAATTCGAGTACGCCGGCCACACCGTCGTCGTCGACGGAACTGGCAACGAGATCGAGATCTCGCTCGAGCCCGTCACGATCGGCTCCGACCGATCCTCCGGCGTTTCCGGTCCCTCCCTGTAGGCTGTTTTCGCGGTCGTCCGTCAGCGCTCCATCGAACGCCCAGTCGTTGTTTTCGATCAGTCCGCGCTCGAGACAGTCCAGACCGTTTATCTCTCGCGAGCCTAACCGATAGCGAGTGAATGGGTGAACGCAAACGGAACATCGCCGTCCGGTTCTTCGGCGGTGCGGGGAACTACACTGCCGTCCTCGAGGAATTCTGCCACTACGTCCTCACCGAGGACCCGGATCTGGAGGGGGCGCTCGAGTGGGTGAAAGCCAATACGCGGGCGACCAGCGATGCGGGAATCGCCGACCGACTGCGATTTCTCGAGTCGATCGGGCTGCTCGCGCTCGAGGAAGCGCAGGTCGAACTCACCGATCGAGGGATTCGGTGGGTCGCGGAGTCGGACCCCGAGATCCTGTTCGATGCGCTCGTCGAGAACGTCCACGGGTTCGAGACGCTGCTCGAAGCGCTGCTCGAGGGACCACAGACGGACGCCGAACTGGGCGACGCGATCGCGGCCGACCACCCGGCGTTCGACTGGACTGACCCGTCCGGTCCCGCACAGCACCGCGGCTGGCTGCAGAGCCTCGGCTACGTCGAGCGGTCGGCCGGACTGAATTCGCTGACCGACAGCGGGGAGCGGCTGGCCCGGCGGATCGCGTCCCGGCTGCCGACCCTCGAGCCCGGGACCGACTACGCACAGTCGGAACTCGAGGCGGCGTTCGACACGGGTTTCGGCTCCTACATCAAGGGAATCAACCCGCGAACGGACGACGACGGAGAACTGGCGTACATCATCCTGAAGGCTCGCGAGGACGGCCCGTACGGCGACGACCTCACGGGCGAGCGGTTTACCTACATCGGAGAAGGTGTCCCCTCGAAAGGTGACCAGCAGTTGACGCCCGCGAACGGGGCGCTGGTCAATCACGCCGAAGGGGCCGTCGTGCCGATCTACTTCTTCTACCAGCCGGCGGACGCGGATCGACTCCGGTACGAGGGACTGGTCGACATCGTCGACGCCGAGTACGTGGCCGATCCGGGCGGCGAGCGACTGGTGTATCGGTTCACGATGGAACGACTCGAGATCGAAGACCCGACCGAGTTCGAGGCGCTCGCGGACTCGGTGGTCGACGGCGACACCGAAACCGGTAGCGCATCGGCCGAGAGCGAGACGAGCGACGACTCCGACGGGAGCGAACCGCCCCTCACCGCAGACGAGGAGGAGTTCACCGCGACGCAGCGGCGGGTGCGCTCGAGCACCTTCGCGAAGCGGGTCAAAACCGCCTACGGCCGGCGCTGTGCGATCTGTGGCGCGTCCCGCGAGTCGCCCGCCGGAACCGTCGACATCGAAGCTGCCCACATCTACCCGAAGAAGGAGAACGGCCGCGATACTGTCCGCAACGGGCTCGCGCTCTGCCGACTCCACCACTGGGCGTTCGACGCCGGCTGGCTCGCGGTGACCGACGACTACCGCGTGCTGGTCGCCGATCGCCCCGATCTCGAGGGATACGAGGAGTTCGCGCGACTCGAGGGCGAGGAACTAACGCTCCCCGCAGCGGAAGTGAAACGGCCGCACGCGACGTTCCTTGCCGCGCATCGAGAGCGACACGGGTTCGAATCGTCGTAGACGGTCTCAGTACTCGTCCCGCACGTTGTCGATCTGGCACTGCACGCAGAGATCGTCGGCGAAACAGGAGACGCTGTCGTGGGGACAGTCGTGGTCTTCGACCTGCACCGACTGCCGGCGTTTCTCCCGTCGCCAGACGCGCTCCCAGTCGTCGATGTCCATGTCGGCGGAGGTGAACACGACGGAGCCGTCGCCGGCGACGATCTTCGCCGCCGTGACCGCGTGCTGGCATTCCTTGACGCGGTCGATCGCGTCCTCGTAGGACGAACAGCGGATCTCCTCGGTTCCCGACTCGTCGTCCAAGAGCCGCACCGTGATCGAGCCGTCGTACTCCTCCGTCGGCTCCAGCCCGTGGGTCATAGTTGATACTATCCGAACGAGGTGAAAAATGGCGGGGAAGGACCCCTCGCGTTCAGACCGGCTCGCGAAGCGCCCAGACGTCGTCGCGGGGCTCGAGGCGGTGCGGCTCCGCGCCGCGCTCGGTCACGATTCCGGTGTGGTACAGCATCGCTTTCAGCTGGAAGACGGTCGGTGCGTGGTAGACGGTGCCGTCCGCGAGCGCCTCGCGTCGCAACTCGCCGTCCTCGGTCAACGCACGCCGGCGAACGTCGTCGTCCCCGCGGAGGAACAGCTCCACGGTGAAGGTCGGGTGAGTCTCGTGGAGGTGTACCACGAGATCCACGAGCGACGGCTCGGGTTGCCAGTCGTCGTGCATCGCCTGCAGTTCGGCGACGAGCAGCTCCGTCGCCGGATACTCGAAGACGACGCGGCGAGCGAGTTGCCCCCAGCCGGGCGCGAGGTCGACGAACCGTTTCCGCGATCGGTACCAGTCCTCGAACTCTGCGAGAGCCGCCTCGACGCTGCCGCACCGTCTCGTCGCGAATCGCAGCACCTCCTGGCCGAGCGAGGTGAGTTCGACGCCGCGCGGTCCGTCCTCGATTAGTCCCAGAAACGCGGCCCCCTGTCTGGCGCTGTCGACGGCGCCGACGACCTTGTACTCCGACAGCAGGGCCGCAGTCTCACCGTCGGCGTAGTGGGCCAGCGGGTAGCCGAGGTAGTTCTTCGGATGGTTCAGCCCGAACGACTTGTTCGCCACGCCCTGCGCACCGGCCTGGAACCGCAGCGCCGTCGCCTCGCTCGAGGTCCGATTACCGACGATCCGGGGCACCTCGAGCGCCTCGACGTCGCCGGCGGCGTCGACGCCCAGCACGCCGACGTTCAACTCTCGTGCCAGCGTCCGATCGGTCTCGGAAATCGCCGCCGTCGGCGCCGCGAGGTACGCCGCGTTGGCCTCGTGGAGTCGGTCGTAGGCCTGGACGATCCCGCGTTGCGTGTCCACGCCGCCGCTGGCGTACCCCTTCGCCTCGATGGCGATCAGCGGCGGTTCGTCGCCCAGTCGTTCGACCGCAAGCAGGTCCGACTCGAGGTCGCGAACGCCCACGAGATCCGGATAACCGCCGCCGATCTGCACGTGGTTGAACGGCGCCAGCCGGTCCCGGATCGCCGGCTCGATGGGGCGTCCGGGCAGCCACTCGTCCTGTGAGAACTGCGTGTCGGCCACGACGTACGATCGTTCCTCGCCCCCCTCGGTCGGAAAGAGCCGCCGCTTGGTGTGGGCCAGCACCTGCGGTTCGGAGAGGGATCCGGCCGCGCTACTCATGGGCCACGATTCGTCACGGCCGTCAATAATGTTCCGGCAGACCGACGGGTCGACAGCCGCTGTACGACTGCCGGCTCGGCGATCCACCGCTGGGTGGGACTGAAAGGGGCGAGGACTCTCGGGGAAGGCGGGCGACGCAAGGACCGCAGGACGGAGTCCGAGGACCGCAGCGAGCCCTCCGACTCGAGAGTCCTCGGGGCTTTCGAGGTAGCGTCGTCGACGACCGCTCGAACGCTTACTCCACGCCGAATGCCCCGGACTCGAGTTCGCTGACGATCCCGACCATCACGCCAACGAGGCCCAGAATCACGAGCGCGACGCCGACGGTCCACTGCGGCGAGCCCCGCACGAACAGGTCGACGAGCCAGAGCGCGCCGACGAGGACGAGGCCGCCGGCGACGATCAGGCGGACGAACCGCTCCATACGCCCGGTTTCACCGCCCGAGCCCAAATATTCGGTCGTTCGACGGCCCGCCTCGAGTTCGATGGCCCGCCTCGAGCGCCTCACCTGCGAATCCGAGACAGCGGTTTGTGTCTCGAGCCCGTACCACGATCCATGCTCGAGCCGACCCTCGTCTACGACGACGACTGCGGCTTCTGTACGTGGTGGGCCGACTACTTCGACGAGCGGACGGACCTCCACATCGTGGGCTTCAGCGACCTGCCGGACCACCCCGACATCCGCGAGCGGCTGCCCGAGTACTACGAGGAGTGCTCCCATCTCGTGACCGAGAGGCGCGTCTACTCCTGTGGCGCCTCGATCGAGGAGGCGCTGCGCCGGTACGACAGCGGCGGCCCCGTCGCCGAAACGCTCGGCTTCCTGCGGAACTTCGAGGACTACGCGCGGATCCGCGAGTGGGGGTACCGACAGGTGGCGGACAACCGCGACACGTGGGGAAAACTCATGTCCAAGACGCCACCGGCACGCCAGCAGTCGGACGACGAGCGGTGAGACGACCGGCGGGCGCTCGAACAGATTCGGTTCGAGTCTCGATCCCCGGACCACCCGCTCACAGCCCCGGCCCGCGAAGCCGCAGTTCCTCGAGCGACGCGGGCGCGACGTAGGTGCCGACGCGCTCGCGGTCCCACCACCGGCCGGTCTCGGCGCGTTCCTCGGGCGTCGTGAACCGATACCGGTACCGGACCGCGCGAATATGCGTCGGCGACTCCTCGCACCCGGCGAAGGGGTCTTCTTCCAGCAGCGACCGCGTTTCCTCGTCCTCCTCGAGCAGCTTCGCCAGCAAGCGGTGGAACCACGGGCTGCGACGCGGCGAGGGCGCCATGGCGGCGAACCAGAGCTGCCAGTCCAGCCGGAGGTGGTAGGGCGCGATCTGGGGCGGCCGGCGCTCGGGGTCGGTCGGCTTCCCCTTGAACTGGTAGGTCTCCCACTCGGTCTCCTCCGTGATCTCCGTGTCCGCGGTGCCCTCGATCACGATCTCGTAGCGATCTCGCGTGATCGAGCCGAACGCGCCGTAGGTGTTGACGAGGTGCAGCGGATCGTAGGCCGTGTTCATCGTCTGGCTCTCCGAGAGCATGTTCTCGATCGGCCGGATGCTCATCGCGACCACGACGACCGCGACCAGGATCGCCGCGCCCTCGAGGTAGAGCGGCGTCGCTACCGTCTCGGGCGCCGTCACGGGCAGCGCCCACTCGAGGGCGCCGTCGCTGAACGTCGCGATCGCTAGCACGATCGTCAGCGCGTTCAGCCACGCGAAGTTGCCGGTGAGCATGAGCCAGCCCATGAAGCCGATCGTCGCCGCCCCCGCCAGCGACGAGGCCGGCTGTGGCGCGAAGTAGAGGAACGGAATCAATAGTTCGACGACGTGGTTGCCGAACGTCTCGACCCGATGGAACCGCTTCGGGAGGTGGTGGGCGAACCAGCTCAGCGGGTTCGGAATCGGCTGGGTCTCGTAGTGGTAGTCCATACACGAGAGGTCGCGCCAGCAGTCGTCTCCGCGGAGTTTGATCAGCCCCGCGCCGAACATATTGCGAAAGAGCACCCACTGCAGGAGCACCAGAATGATGACCGGCGGCGCGACCGCGCCCGCGCCGAGAAAGATCGCGAGAAAGCCCGTCTCGAGCAGCATCGACTCCCAGCCGTAGCCGTAGAAGGTCTGCCCGGCGTTGACGAACGACTGGTAGAGCGCCCACATCGCGGCCCAGAGCACTATCGAGGCGGGGGTCGGGTACGGTTCGGGGAGCCAGTACGGAACCGCCAGCAGCGCCAGCGCCGAGAGGACGACGCCGGCCCACGCCGTGATCCCGATGACGCGGTCGCTCGGATAACAGTAGAAGAGACTCGGCCGCTCGCGAAAGTCGGCGCCCTCGGCGTACCACTCGAGGGGTAGCAGACCGTCCTCGCCGGCCAGCGGCCGGAACTGGAATGCGGCGACGAGAAACGCCAGTAGATACAGCAACGCGAGTCCCCGCTGGAAGAGGAAG containing:
- a CDS encoding lipase maturation factor family protein; its protein translation is MFHGEEFWFVRFLFQRGLALLYLLAFLVAAFQFRPLAGEDGLLPLEWYAEGADFRERPSLFYCYPSDRVIGITAWAGVVLSALALLAVPYWLPEPYPTPASIVLWAAMWALYQSFVNAGQTFYGYGWESMLLETGFLAIFLGAGAVAPPVIILVLLQWVLFRNMFGAGLIKLRGDDCWRDLSCMDYHYETQPIPNPLSWFAHHLPKRFHRVETFGNHVVELLIPFLYFAPQPASSLAGAATIGFMGWLMLTGNFAWLNALTIVLAIATFSDGALEWALPVTAPETVATPLYLEGAAILVAVVVVAMSIRPIENMLSESQTMNTAYDPLHLVNTYGAFGSITRDRYEIVIEGTADTEITEETEWETYQFKGKPTDPERRPPQIAPYHLRLDWQLWFAAMAPSPRRSPWFHRLLAKLLEEDEETRSLLEEDPFAGCEESPTHIRAVRYRYRFTTPEERAETGRWWDRERVGTYVAPASLEELRLRGPGL